The Bradyrhizobium sp. CCGB01 genome segment GAGCTTTACGAAGAACCTCTTCGGACCGCGTCCACCCTGCCTCAGTAAACCTACGTTCCGCGAAATGCTCGAAGCAGGATCTGAACTTCAAAGCACGGCTGAGAACGGTATAGGTTGGTAGATTCACCTCGGTCAGCCACTGCCTGAGGGAAGCTGTTCGCTCTTGGCCGCTATAATCGATAAACTCAGAAATGTCGAACACCATAAACGCTGCCATATTAGCAACTTCGCTTTGTACCTCTGCGTCCTGCTTTTCGAGCCAATCACTGATTATTTGCAATGGCGTCATCAGTTGGCCCAATGACGGGCCTGCCAACTGAACGCGGGTTTGATGGAGTGGAAACACCGCATTGAGCAGCGACGCAGCGATATCACTTCGATCATCCATGCTGCCTCCTGCGCAAAGCGAACGGTCTTTCCTCATGTATAGGTTGGATACTACTGAAGACAGCTGCGAGTCAGCTACCAAGGTTGGTTGGCCTCGGATTGTTTGTGCGCAGCGTTGGGAGCACCGTTAGAAGAGCAGCTTTGGCAAGAGTGTGCTCGCGATGGACGACCAGTCGGACGACATAGGATGACCGTTGTCGCCGCGTATCGAAGTGCATGCTTGCGTAAGCCGAAAGCGCTGGCGGGACGAGCTGAAGGTACCGATCGTCGCGGAGAGTCCAAGCCAGGCGCGGTTGTGACCGAAATCGCGCGCCGCCACGACTGCCGACCCCAGCAGCCATTGCTGTGTGGTGAACCTGTAACATGCGTTGGGCAGCATTATATACTACTCGAACTTGTAGATAGTAGCACCTCGTTGCCGATATCCTTGGCGGCACTTGGAATGCGGCATTTAAGGAGGTTCACGTTTTCTAGGGGCAGCGGAATCCGTTTCTTCCTTGAGGTAAGTCAGCATGGTGTTACAGGCGTCCTCGGCCTCAGCGAAGCTTTGGAGGGGCGAACCTAGAACCCTGATCGCGCCACGGCTCGGGTCGAGCGGACGCCACGACGCGACGTAGCCCAACCTTCCGAAAAAGCCTGGTCCAGAGGGGCTCTGGAAGCTGATCACGAACGAATAGTCGTCGCTGCTTGCGCTCCATATTTCCATGTCTTCGACTGCACGATGGAATTCGAGGGGCATCAGGGGCCGTTCGCCGGGCCAGCTGAAAACGAAACTGCTGCGGGCGGACGCCGGGCCGGGTCAATACACGGCAGCTCTGGGTAAATCGTGTTTCGTCGCCAAGCCATGGCATCGCTTCCCCTTATACCCACGGCAACACGAGGCGTCATTCCGCTAGTACTGTCAAGACGTGTAAATGTGCCCGTCCGGGAGTCGTCGACGACATTCGAACTTGACGGGGCAGAATTGCCAAGATGGCAAAAGAATTAGCGCAATTCGAAGGCCGAAGAAGGTCAGGCATACGTTTGATTGTATCAGGGCTGTTTTGAATCAGGATGCAGAAGCGATGGAGAGGCTCGCTCCCCTTCGTCGGTGTGCAAAGGTCGGGCGAGGATGTTGGTAGAGCGCGAGGAGACGGCGGATCATTTCACCTGCCTCCGGCCGCGTGACAATACCGACCAAGGGAGCCAGTCCACCAGCGCCGCCCTTACCGGCACGCTGGCCGCCACCGGCGTCAGGATCTCGATGGACGCTCGCGGGCGCTGGATGGATAACGTGTTCATCTAGCGGCTGTGGCGCTCGCATCAGGCGCTGGAAAACCGCGCGCGGTCGGCGGGCTGGTGTCACCGGCGCATTCGGCGAAGAGGCTGTGGATATAAAACTTCGCGCAATCGAGAAGCTTGGACAACGCTGCGCATTGTCCTCAGCCACAATAGCAGCAAGCAAGATTAGCATAAAGTTGTTTAGACAGGTCGCCTTCGAGCCGGATTCAAGTCTGTCTTTAGGGCGAGGATGAACGTGACGTTGCGATCGACGCGCGCAAGCGCGCCGGCTGCTAACGTCGCCACACGGCAGGTGCGTCATCGACGCAATCGGGGGGAGAACGAACGGATGCAGTTCCACCTAAGAAACCGGACCAAGTCGTCCTCAGCATAGGGTCCATTTCACAACAGCGATCGGGCAACCCCGGCCAGCAGTTTGGAGCTGCTTGTCACTGTCGGGCCGCTACCGATTACATCTGCGGATCGGCCGCTGCCCATCTTTCGACTGCCGCCGGTCGAGAAAGAATGCGATCGCTGCAGTTGCAAGTGTGATGATTGTGTATGCGAAAAGCAACAGCTCGCGCTATCCGCGTCTGCATATTCTTCCACACTGTATTCTTCTCTTTTGTCGGCGTCAGCGGTCGCTGAGCCATCGGCGTTTGCTGGGTGTTTGCGTTTGCGGACCGTGCTGAGGTGACTAATTTAGACGTCGGCATGGGATTAATCAGGCGACCAATCCTGGTAGGTGCCTGCAGGATCTCCTAGCTGTATAGATTGGGCGGACATGCACCCATGGGCAGCGCGGTGATCAGCTTTGCTATTTGAGATGTTAGCGGCGCGCGGCAGAGACAGCGCTTCGTTGGTCCGTCACGAAAGGGTCGAGTCACGTCGCTGCTAACTTCGGTGGTGGGTAGTAGTGAGGTGTGCCAGGGCGATCCTGTGGGCCGCTTCGGTCTGGCATCGCATGGTAAAGAAGCCGAGGCAGGAACGGGTACGAAGTAGCGGAGAGCGTCTAGTGTCCAGTTTCGGTCCCGGCATGTTCAGCGATGCACTGGCGCAGGCAACACTGACGGCGACTCTTGTGGCGGCGTTGGGCACGCCCTGGTTCGCTGGAAATGCTCGGTCTCCACGAGGCCCCGTTTCTGACGAACGGCTGAAGAAGGTCTATAGCCCGAGTAGAGAGCTGTGAAGTGGACGTACGAAACAAGTGCGGGGTCAGCCGAGATTATTATCGTCCTGGGCGGATGCGCCCTCCTGTTTGACGGTCAGCTTTTAGGCCAGTACATCTCCCCCGTTGTAGCCGCAGACGAACTCGCGAACGGAACATGCTGTTGGCCCACGGCTGGGAACCCAAAGGAGATGGGCTTTCCGCGAGAGCTGTCGGAGTGGCGGTGCGTTCCGTAATGCGTTGACGGCCATCGCAGTTGCCGAGTGCGTTGTAGTGAAACGTCATCACGCATAGTGGAGCCTCGAGGCCACGCTTACCGTTCAACAAAATCGGCCACAAGCAGACATGCGGACGCGACTTCTGGATTGCGGTCAGCACACCCGGCGCGCGTCGCTCGTTGTCGGTCCGACTCGATCGCGCGCTGGCGCGCACGCGGCAAGAATTCGTGATGTCGGAGCTGTTGACGTAGGCCGGATTCGTCGAGCTTCCGATCGCTCACTCCGCTGTGACCCTGGAGAGCTCGCCTTGATCATTCGGGAAGCCCGGCCTTGATAAATGCCTCCATGAATTCGGCCCTGAGCTGGGGTGACCTCACCCAAGGTGGAAGCACCGCCGTCGATCGACGCCATCCAGGAGCCTGACGGAGACACTCTGTCACCAATCTCCGAGCATCATCCATGCGATCCGCACCCGACATACACAGGATTGCCTGACCCATTCCAACGAGGAAGAATGGAGGATTCCGTCCTTCTGCATTGCTGCGGGAATCTCGCATCTGAGGACGAACGCCTGAAGCACGCGCGCGCCGTTGTGCGTCAGCAACGGAAGTCGCACGGCATAGCCGGAACGCCGATCATACATACTGCACCATTCTAGCGCATACCGACAGTGGATCCGCCTTGGAGGTAAGGAGGGGCGTGAACTGCTAACTTGCCCTCAATTGCCGTTATGCTAGTCACGTGAATCTAGAGTTCGCCACATGAAGTCTGCTGGGCTTTGTGGCAGAAGCTTTTGACGGAAGCCAAAATCTGGTCTGCGGACTTCGTCCATTTGAAGGGCTTCGGTTTTTGTTGTGCAGGTCGATGAAGGTGCGGATGTCGGCCTCGAGCTGCCTGACGGAGTTGTGGACACCTCGCTGGATCTGCTTTCTGGTAAGTTTAGAAAACCAGCGCTCGACCTGATTGATCCATGACGCGGACGTTGGCGTGAAGTGAACATGATAATGCGGACGACGGGCGAGCCACGCTTTGATTGTGGGTGTTTTGTGGGTGGCGTAATTGTCTAGAATGGATATCGAGGCCTTCAGGAACCTGAGCATCGATTCTCTTTTAGAAACTTCAAGACTTCCGCAACCCTCGAACGGATCGACCAGTGCGTCGCGTCGGTGGGCGTCGTACGCAATGTCCGCTCGAGTACCTCAGCAACCTGATCGTCGTTGATGGTTCGAGGACGGCGAGGGCGGGCCTCGTCAAGCAGGCCATCACAGCGATCCTTCAAAAACCGGCGACGCCACTTGCCAACCGTGTGTTCATGGAGGCCGAGTTCAGCAGCCACAGACTTGCTTGACAAGCTATCCGCACACCGCAGGATCGCGCGGCATCGCTCAGATAGCGACCGGGCAACACGATGACGACGAACCTGCCAAGTACGCCCGCTCTTGTTGACTCAGCGCCAACGGCGCGATCGGCCGGCCTCTCACACCTGCATTCGCCACAACCGCTCTCCTTCAGAACCCCAGCGATCTTTTATGTGACGAACTTGTATACCAGATGAATAGAATACCAATCCCGCGCAGCGCGGCAGCCGCCTTCCCGAGTGGCGTAACAGGCTTGACGGTGCCAATTTCATTGGTGCGCATTTCGTCAATTCGATGCAGGAGTCGCGCGAAGCTATTTACTTGTCTGTCCAGCAGAATGATATTGACGTAGTCGCCCGGTTCGGTACTTAGCAGGTATTGCGGTACGGTTACGAGTGCGATGTTGGGGATGCCTTTTAAATAGAGCGGTTGGCCTTCGCCGAACTGAATGAGTGCGTTTGGGACCGATACTCTCGGCGCTTGCGCGGGTGTGCGCCACTCCGATTCGACAAGCGCCGTCAGCTGCGGGTTAGAGGCATAGAGCAATTCGGATTCAGGTTTGCCTGTCGGCCCGTAGCTGTTTTCTAGGGGGTTGTCACAGTATTCTTGAGCGCCGAGATGCTCGATCACCAAACCTGCCACTGCGAGGCGATTTCCGGGGCCACCCGCCCACCACTGTGGGTGATCCTGCAACCAGCGCGAAGTGGCCTGGCCATGGTCGGTGACTGCCGGGATTCGCAGGTGTCCAGCGGCCAATACGAAGATGACCGTGCGTGACAATGGTTCAGCGACAACCTGGCGCGCGAGTTCGGTCAAACCAATATGGCCGTTCTCCTCGACAGCGTTTGTACCGTCGCTGTGGCTTACCACGAGCACAGTTTCATTGCGCGCGTCTCTACCTTCGACGACCGCCCATATTGTTCGCATTGTGCTGTCTCGTTCGATTACCGCGTCAAGGACGAGTACCGCCCGCCTGCACCGAGAGGCGGCGTCCAGCACAAAGTCGGCCTCCTCTCCAGCTACGAAGATGGATGGAATGCTCTGGTAGGGCAACGTGAATGGTAAATACTGTCCTCGGGCGTTGGAGCTGCTTATGCCACGCCAGGCGAATATCACCGCTTCGACACCAGCTCTGCGGGCACGCGCTAGACCGAGGCCGGCGAGTGTGGCGGGCAGTAGCGGCATAGTAGTCTTGCCCCACGCACGCGCCCGATCCCACGTCTCGACCACCGCACTAAACGGAAACTCATGGTTGCGGACCTCGACGACAGCGATGCCTCCGCGCGCTTTGGCCCATCGCGGTATTGCGCCAGGCAATCTGTGCAACTGCTTCTCGGTCCCTCGGGGCCCGGTTGTCCCGGAGTAGGGAAAGACGGAAGAGATCGCTACGTCGCGTCCGTCGATCAAAAGGCCCAGACCGTTGGGGTTTTCTGCAGTCATACTCCAGCGATCGAAATGCAGGACGTCCTCGTAAACTCGCATGCCGAAATCTACCCACTGCTGTTTGACGTGCTCAACCAGTTGATTATGCGGCTTTGAGCCGGAGGGTCGGGCGCCAAGGGACTCCAAGTACATCAGCTCGGCTCGGATAGTATCGTGGTCCAAGACGAAAACCTCCATTTTGCGGTTTCCAGCGGCGAAAGAAGTATCTGGAAAGTAGGCGGGCTCTTATTCGAAAGGGAAACGCATCCGTACACCCCCTTCCTTCCTCAAATCCCATTCTTGATTCTTCAGCCCTCCTTCGATTTAGTACTCAGGCATCCGACCAGCACCATGTGGCTCGCGTGCGTGGTGATCGAGCATTCCCGTCAACAGGTGCGCCATGTCTCAGTTACTCCGAGCTCCGGGACAGAGCTTCGTTGCCTCTCGACGCGGCGGCGCCACATCTTTCCTCGCCAAGCCACCGGCGCGTTACTCGCGCCCCATTTCCACCAACGGATCTTCCGTTACATCGCCAGCGATGGGTGGCTGGTCAAGAACTTGAGCGAACCGCCGTAAGAGAGCGGTCGTGCTTGGCGACATTTCCGCAACCGGGCCGGGTATATAGCATGAGACGAGATAGGCCCGGCGTCGTGCCTCAGAGTCATCCAGTAGCAATGGCAACGTTTCGATTGCTCTTTCCGGCTCCAAGATCGCGATGATGGTCTGCTGGCGAGTGATTGCATTCAGGCGATCAGACGCGAGAGAGCGGAACGGTTCGTCCTGCGTTAGAACGCGCGACCAGCGGTCCAGACGATCGCGGCGAATACCACCGCGATCGTTGACAAGCAGCGTCATCATACGAACGACCGCTTCGATGAAGCCGCCGGTCGCAATCGCCTTGAGTGCGAAGCAAACGTCAGGGCGCGACCGCAATTCTTCGAGTGTCGTTTGCCTCGCATTCACCTCGTAGTGACTACCAAAGTAGTCCTGCAAAGGAGTATTCCACATGCTGTGGAACACCAGCTCATAGATCGTGTCGCGCAGGTCGCGCCAGAAGATGATCGTCCGTTCGATATGCTGCACATACAGCGCTTCCGCAATCAAGAAAGGATTATCCGCTCTAGCCTTTGCTCGAGACCTAAGAACCTGCTCAGCTCGGGACTTGAAGCCGACGAGCATCAGGTTTTGCGAAGAGAGTAGCGCTCGCGACAAACGCTGCGGATGAACAGTTCGACTGGCGTCAGCCGTGACTTTTGTGACCGCCGCTCTGACGAATGGGCGGGCGACAGTGTGATAGACCTGCGCCTGAAGTTGCGATGCGCGGTCCACCGCGCCGAAAGGACGCTCGTCGCGATAATTGTCGTTAAATGCCAGGATGTCCTTGAAACTGCGTTGGACTAGCTCAACACTGTAGTCTTTTCGTCCATCATGTTCCTGAATATCCATGACGCACATTTCGTAGAGCCCGGGCATCAACGCCTCGATCGCCTCAAGAGTGGTTGCGACTTGCCTAAACTCCCGATTGACAACTTTCGAAGAGACGAAGATGCCGAGGTGTCCGACGTCATTATGCACCAAATAGATAATGCGTTGGCCGCGAACGCGGATTTCCTCTTCGTTTTCGTAAGCATCCGTAATCCAATTCAGAGCCTGCTGGGGGGGCGTAACGTTGTCGCCATGGCTGGTAAACACGATGATCGGTGCCCCGATCTGCTTGAGATCCACGTGTTGACGTTCTGATGCTAGATAGGCCCTGTTTCTCGCAAGCCGGTTGCCGATGAACAGGTTTTCTAGAATCCAGCAGATCTCGTTCTCGTGCAGCAGGCAGAAGCTGGCCCACCACCTCTCTGTTGCAAGAAAGCTTTCGCGCGCTGTATCCACGTCGCGAAAAAGGTCGGCGTACTTTAGGAACAGCCGCTCGGGATTGAGCAATTCGAAATTGTGTATTAGATTGGCGCCGTCGAACATTCCTTTGCCAAGGTCGCACAGAAACATTGGAATCCAGACTCCGCCGAATATGCCGGCAATGTAGCGGAAGGTATTGTCGCCGATGTTCCCCGACACGGCTGACACCGGCGATCCATTGATGGTAATGGGGCCTGTCAAGTCAGGGTTTGTTGCGGCCATGACGAGGGTCGCCCAGCCAGCTTGGCAGTTGCCAATGATTGCGGGGAGAGCGGCACGCGGATGCCGGCGCATGACTTCCCGAACAAAGGCCGCTTCCGCATAGGCGACATCAGAGAGATGCTGATCCGGCTCCGGCTCGCGGCGGAAGGAAACCAGATAAACGGGATGACCTGCACGCAATGCGACGCCAACCTGACTATCCGCTGCGTGGGCGCCGACACCCGCGGTGTGTCCCGCACGCGGAGGGATGATAACAAAGGGCCGACGATGCGAGTAATCGACGGTAACATCTTGTGCTGGGATCATGCGTAGCAATACGAAGTTGGATTTTACAGGAAGATCCCGTCCGTCCATGATCGTCTCGTACTCGTAGAAAAGGGCGGGTGGACAGCCCGCCGCCTCATATTCAAGGAAGATGTCGCCGCTCTCTCGGAGAACATCCATTAGCAATATGGCGCGCTCGCCGGCGTCGCGGATGTATTCGCGCCAGGAAAGCCCAATCCGTCCGTCCTTACGGAGGTTCCACAGATCTTTTGCCAGACGTTCGCCGCTTGCCAAAAGCTCGGGCAGGCGCGAGAATGCCATCTCGCAGCTGCGCTTAGCCCGCAGTGTCCACGTCATTTGCAACACGTTGATGGTCTTGGCACCCACCTCTATTGTGCGATCAGCGTAGATTCTGAATGGGCTCTGGTTGAATTCAAGTTCAAGTTCAGCACGTTGCGCTTTCATCGACTCGGCTGCATTAGAGCGTTGGAAAGAGTCAGACATGGCCTGGCCTCCTCTGTTCTAGAGTATGCCCCGTAATGCTGTTCACGCTGTGGTGCCGGATTGTCTATCCATGGCGTGGTTCATCCGGCTAACTGCTCGCAAGCGATGTCAAAGTACGACCTGAGAGAAGCGGCGCTTAGGGGGAAACTGTGCGAGCACGGTGCCTTTTCCACCACGTCCCCAAACCTTTTATGGTGCAAGGTGCATGCCAAACGCATGGTCACTTAGGAGATTGGCCGAGCAGCTTCTGTTCTCGTGTTCGCTGCACAGCTTTTGGCGGATTGAGGACCATGACCGTCAGAGATTGAACACTGCCTTGTCGGACAGCGGCCGTTTCTACATTCCTTAGCGAGGCCTTGCAGGGGCTTCGTCCGCCGATTAGCCTGCTCTAAGCGAGAATTCGGGGCTAGTAGCTCGTCACAGTGATTTTGACTTTTTGGTCATGCCTGGATAGGCGCGCCGCAGTTTGGCGCGAGCTTTGTCTGTTGTGAACATCCAGTTGATACGGGCGCGAGCTTTGTTGCCAACGCTCGGTATATTTGATCGAGCCGTATTGGCTGCCCCGGTCGCTATGATGCACGAGGCCGCCGCGATGGACCGGCCGCCTGTCATTGCAGTGCCTGCTCCAGCGCGTCGATCGACGATTGCCGTCAGTTCGCGGCCCACGCGCCATCCCGAGATCGACATCTCCGGAATGGCGCCCAGGCATTCCTTGGTGACGTCGTCAACGATGTTGAAGATGCGGAAGCGTCGGCCATTGGCGAGATGGTCGTGGACGAAGTCCAGCGACCAAGCGCGCGTTGGGCCTCGCCTCGACCAGGATTGGGGCACGGCTTCCCACGGCCTTGCGGCGGCCCGCCGCACGCGGATGGTGAGGCTTTCTCGCGATAAAGCGCCGGTAGATTCGGTTGATTCCCGATGGCTCGCCCTCCCGCCGCAGCAGGACGAACAGCCGGCAATAGCAGAAACGCCGCTGCTCCTTGGCGAGATCGCGCGATCGGCCACGCAGAACTGCCGTCCGGCGGGCGGCTGCAGCGATATCGGATCATCTTCCGATCCGCACCCAGGATCGAGCAGGCCCGCCGTTCCGACAGGCTCATGACGGCCTGCAGTTGTGCGACCGCAGCGCGCTTGGCGGCGGGCCCTAGCATTTTTTTGAAAGCAACTCGCGAAGTGCGGCCGCATCGAGCATCTGCTCGGCCGGTAGGCTTCTTCAGCTTCGCATCCTCCTCCAGCGCCCTCAGCCGCTTCACTTTGTAAATGTCCATGCCGCTGAATTTGACCTTCCAATTGTAGATCGTCGCTTCGGAAACACCATGCTTACGGGCCAGGTCAGCCATCTTCGTCTCCGCCTCATGCTCCTTCAACACCGCGATAATCTCTTCCGTGAACCTTGCTCGCTTCATCAGTCCGTCCTTCTTCGGGGCGGACTCTAACTCCTTTTTGGACGAAATACTCAGTGGCAGATCAGTGAGAGTAGCGCGCTCCACTACGCGATGCGCGACCGATTGACGGCGCTGGGTTGGTCCAAGATCGAGGCGATCGACGATGACCTTGGACGTTCCGGAGGCGTCGCCTGATTAGCCGTTGACTTTGATGGTCCAACGATGGCTCAGTTTGGCATACTCGGGACTATTCGGTGGAAAGTCCTCGACGAAGGCTGGGAGGCCGAAATTGGCGATCTCCATGACCTAATCTCCCCTGGGGGGCGCCGTGACGGCTTGTATCGCATTCGCAGGTGATTGTGCGTGCGTGTCGCGTTCTGCGTCGCCTAGTCCGCCCGTATTTTGTAACTTAGCTACAGGCGCCGAATATTCCCCAGCTCTCTCTAAAGCGGGTGCCGACGACAAAAGTCACTCCCTTCTAAGCTGTGATTCGCTGGCCCTGTCCAGGTTGGGTCCGCCACTATGATGGTATGATGGCCCCATCTAGGGTTCTTCGATTCGAAAATACGTTTGCGTGATGTGCGTCGAAGTAAGTTGGTAACCTTGTGTTCTGGCCTCCGAAGTATCTGCCAGGCGTCGATCAGAGGGGAGTGTAAGGCGAGAACTGATATTAAAATGAGGATACTTTCCTTTGATACGAGGATGTATTTCCGCCGCAACTTCCACGTCTGATGATGAAACGTATCTCCCGCCCCACCTTTCGATGATATATTTGAGTGAGTGGGTGCGCGTCGAGAATCTCTTCGTCGTCGTCTGCGCATCGAGCCACTCGTATGCGATCCTGATGCAGTCGTGATGTTGGTGAATCTTCTCTTGTCCCTGATAGCGAACTCGCTTCTTGGCTTCCGCTATTTGCTCGGCGCTGAGCATATGTGGTGGCCTTGTTGGTTGTCCTACCGCAAACACAGCGAATATTGGACGGCTCTGAGGCGC includes the following:
- a CDS encoding DUF3141 domain-containing protein, translating into MSDSFQRSNAAESMKAQRAELELEFNQSPFRIYADRTIEVGAKTINVLQMTWTLRAKRSCEMAFSRLPELLASGERLAKDLWNLRKDGRIGLSWREYIRDAGERAILLMDVLRESGDIFLEYEAAGCPPALFYEYETIMDGRDLPVKSNFVLLRMIPAQDVTVDYSHRRPFVIIPPRAGHTAGVGAHAADSQVGVALRAGHPVYLVSFRREPEPDQHLSDVAYAEAAFVREVMRRHPRAALPAIIGNCQAGWATLVMAATNPDLTGPITINGSPVSAVSGNIGDNTFRYIAGIFGGVWIPMFLCDLGKGMFDGANLIHNFELLNPERLFLKYADLFRDVDTARESFLATERWWASFCLLHENEICWILENLFIGNRLARNRAYLASERQHVDLKQIGAPIIVFTSHGDNVTPPQQALNWITDAYENEEEIRVRGQRIIYLVHNDVGHLGIFVSSKVVNREFRQVATTLEAIEALMPGLYEMCVMDIQEHDGRKDYSVELVQRSFKDILAFNDNYRDERPFGAVDRASQLQAQVYHTVARPFVRAAVTKVTADASRTVHPQRLSRALLSSQNLMLVGFKSRAEQVLRSRAKARADNPFLIAEALYVQHIERTIIFWRDLRDTIYELVFHSMWNTPLQDYFGSHYEVNARQTTLEELRSRPDVCFALKAIATGGFIEAVVRMMTLLVNDRGGIRRDRLDRWSRVLTQDEPFRSLASDRLNAITRQQTIIAILEPERAIETLPLLLDDSEARRRAYLVSCYIPGPVAEMSPSTTALLRRFAQVLDQPPIAGDVTEDPLVEMGRE